tatgtaactgtaatccctctttatTTCACCTCTACAgtaataatgaaaagtaaatcacaaaattaataaatatatatgttttgctgagtaaaaaatgaatatttggtgTCTTACAATAGCCTATTCCATCAGTAGTGTGCAAGAGGTTTTCACTGTTGTGCATGAAGCAGCAGAGAACAAATAAACTCTTATTCTTGGCATAAGtaactttctgaatctcattcataACAAGTTACCTGCAAATCCTTATATCATCTTATATGCAAGCATTAGACACTATATACACATTCCATCTCCATTATGGGTGATGTTTTAACATATTCTTTTGCAGaaaagcaaggattcagtccatcaaaataatgtttcaactactctgaaatttctatgctaattacacaggcttaccttcaagaactatcagtttgttttggccttgacttttgctttggaagagatcaacaaaactcctgttcTGTTACATAAcatgactctgggatttgatatctgtaaTGTTGAAGATGGATTGccaacagcatttaaaaatcccttcatttgcttttttgggaaCTACACGGTTCCTAACTACTCTTGTATACGTGGCAGCAAGTCTATAGGagcacttacaggaccatcaggagtatcatctgcccagataggcacattgctggacctctacaggtttccacaggtgagattGGGAGAAGTGTCTTATTTGGTGCCATTTCAGATGtttagaagagaatgagaatTAGTGACTGCTTTCATGATTCTATAAcattttgtgatatcaaagaataagtagTCAGGAAAATGGGCTATCTATGCTCCCATAGttcagaaaaggaataaaaatttaactcataaaaagggactatttggagttttaaaaattatcaataatttttttaaattcaggaatTGGAAAATGACATTATAGTGTAAAggtatgctgagctgggtgttggtgtctcacacttgtaaacctagctacttatgaaACATATATCTAATTACCTGCAAACACCATAAAGTAACATGTGGTTCAAGTCTTgaggaaaaatccaagaaagtgcATGGTGCTCTGACAGTAAATAATCCtgtgcaatcacacacacacacacacacacacacacacacacacacacacacacaatccttccctccagaaagtgaaagacattatgttgaaactAGTACGGCAGGCTCTGGAAGACAAAAGAGGCAATTTTTTTCTCATACATAAATATTAAATCTAacatatgaatatgaaatatgatataaGGATAGAACACATatcagttatatatgtatataaatatatatgattaacCTATGAAGTAGGTTAAACATAAATATGAAATTCCATGGTCCAATTTCTCTAATCAAATAACAAACAATATGCAAATGAACACCAgacaaatatagcatatattgcCTGAAGGGTGTGGGTGTTAAGGAAATGTGCAAAGGAACAAATGAATAGGAAATaaatgggtgggaaaatacaacgTACTATTCAAGATACATATGGGAACATGGAGCTAGGAATATATGGCTGGGAGTGTAATAGAAAGGAGGATTTATTGGAAGAAGtgacaaagacaaagagaaaatttaataacaaactgacatgttgcaccaatattaaaatttttaatgttatttcaataAGTAAAAGATAACCTTGTTATGTAGTTCAAcaggttatttaatatacatcatggctgagattgtgatgaatagaaatcttctcattcatggagcatccaattttcattccctttagctcaccattgggccttttgatcaggccctgaatgaccacaggaagttccctgctctctatcagatggcctcaaaggacacgtccatagccactgccatggtctccttactggtttacttcagatggaactgggtggggctgttaacctttctagatgagaatggcttgtggattcttcctctactgaaagaagagatggacaagaacagagtttgtgtagccttCGAGCTAGCAATCCAAAGCTATGGCCTATCATTTGAAAGCATATCACTGTGTAACcagattaacaaatcttcagcaaatgtcctcatcatatacggTGGTAAGGAAGATGCAGTATATTTCCTGGATATTATTGaacagtatttaataaaaggtaaagtttgtatcctgaactcacagtgggagtccCCCATAAGGAGAAGGTCTTTAACGCGAGGTTCATTCCATGTCCTTCTCACTTTTTCACACCATCactcagatgtttctggattcacagattttgtcaaggcagtgaacccttccaaatacccacaagactttttccttgctcggctctggtttctctctttcaattgctcagattctgagtctgactgtggcACATGGCAGAACTGTCCTcgtgatgcctccttggattggttacctgggcacatttttgacatgactatgtctggagaaagttacaatatatacaatgctgtgtatgctgtggcccaggctctccatgagatgctgctatatcaaacagaagtacaaacaatagaaaacaggaaagagacagtgccttcccctgcacaggtaaggccttctattTCGAATGGCACGCACAATAAACACAGTCAATTCCTAGAGGACTCTCTTACCACAtgacattaaatattttagttgtgTTCCCcaaactaaagaaattaaatttctataaatgtctgtgaggtttGCTAGACATGTGCTCTTTTGCTCTTGTGGACAAGAGGCCTgtaccaagaaagaaataaattccatgcttctattctttcttctagTAACTAATAATTTCCACTTACACATAGGTAATTTTGTGAAAAGAGTATAATCACCTTTTCCTTATGAGTTTCTAAGGATGACCTGCTGAGCACAAGTGTTTCTATTTCTCATAAGTAATCTCGATTCATTCTCCTTTAGGTATTAAAACtagaacaagctcaagctgtaaCTATTGACACCCACAGAATTagttgttgtggaaaactctagccACCTGAGAATTGCTGcatttatgcttatttaaatgaaatcggtttctcttgaaaagaggcctTCTAGCACTTTTCTGTGTTACCagctttcaggaaaattattcttatttcatCAGTGCTTCATCAGGTGTCTGTGttttcttgaattctgaatcagagatAAAAGACACTCAGgagattttgtatttcttttcttgttttgtaatcacatgagagtctttactgcaagctcaagcctgggctcacACTCATCACTGATGCATTAGGTCTAAGTCTAGAGTCCCAACCGTCTCAGGAGCTATTCTTAATTCATCTTTTCTGTCTAACCACCTGGATATAGttcaacataagatgatgcatctcttgtagctgcacccttttctgaagaacacccaatttcagaatcctgctggagacCAGGTGATtttagaagacaaaagaaaattggaggcagattatgacattgtgaacacttggaatattccacaaggtcttgatcttaaggtgaaaataggacagttttctccatttgctctacatgatcacCAACTATCTTTATTTGAAGATTTGGTAGAGTGGCCCATAGAAACTACAGAggtgaatttttatttaattgtaatgattttaagaacaTATAAGTAAGTCAAATGAATACCTGACTGAATGCCAGCACTGACTCCTGTAATAGTAGCTATTCAGTTCTGAgtgttatggtttgaattcaggcccagcaggaatacctgtgagactcttatcttcatttaaccaccacaaaagaggtcctgggtgctggctgatgcttctaatcctctctacttgggaggttgacatcctcagatctcagattatagGTCACTTTAGAGCCCACCAggtaaaaaaatctgtgagaatctatgTCATTAAAACACCTCAAAACTAAGCTAGAGCTGTAGATGAAGCAGCCGATcatttatcttgaaaacaaaatagctcaaggacatttcttggacactgagttcaaggtccaggatcaGCACCATCCTAGAAACattcagtttgtttctaaatgtgaattttgaatattgtcataaaatacaaattgtatGTGTCTTAGCAGGGTTCTAACACCAATGAAGTACCAAAGGAATTGCGTTATGTATTTGAAAggtttattttcttcccttttctggtgaatttatttaatgattagttgagcTGCTACTTAGATCTCTTTCATGAGA
This genomic window from Perognathus longimembris pacificus isolate PPM17 chromosome 27, ASM2315922v1, whole genome shotgun sequence contains:
- the LOC125342804 gene encoding vomeronasal type-2 receptor 116-like → QFVLALTFALEEINKTPVLLHNMTLGFDICNVEDGLPTAFKNPFICFFGNYTVPNYSCIRGSKSIGALTGPSGVSSAQIGTLLDLYRFPQLTIGPFDQALNDHRKFPALYQMASKDTSIATAMVSLLVYFRWNWVGLLTFLDENGLWILPLLKEEMDKNRVCVAFELAIQSYGLSFESISLCNQINKSSANVLIIYGGKEDAVYFLDIIEQYLIKGKVCILNSQWESPIRRRSLTRGSFHVLLTFSHHHSDVSGFTDFVKAVNPSKYPQDFFLARLWFLSFNCSDSESDCGTWQNCPRDASLDWLPGHIFDMTMSGESYNIYNAVYAVAQALHEMLLYQTEVQTIENRKETVPSPAQLHPFLKNTQFQNPAGDQVILEDKRKLEADYDIVNTWNIPQGLDLKVKIGQFSPFALHDHQLSLFEDLVEWPIETTEPVLSVCSESCGPGFRKSLQEGKAACCFDCTPCSENEMANGTGKFTAEGEIQQCVKCPDHQYANTQRNQCLLRAASFLAYGEPLGTVLACMALGSSTLTAAVLGVFVKHHNTPIVKANNQALSYILLLSLFFCFLCSLLFIGHPNTVTCILQQTTFGVAFTVAVSAVLAKTVTVVLAFKVTTPGRRMRWLLMSGAPNFIIPICTLIQVTLCGIWLGTSPPFIDTDTHSEHGHLILLCNKGSLTAFYCVLGFLGSLALASFTVAFLARNLPDTFNEAKFLTFSMLVFCSVWLTFLPVYHSAKGKVMVAVEVFSILASSIGLLGCIFVPKCYIILIRPDLNCVHGIRDRKYPGQIQNLLHLKIWSSLIRVNHQSGFYQEIPKCHDNWEQIFIAEIRIVLKAQIEWNSSESEALPLLPTLNLQ